CTCTTCATGCCACAATCGCGCGAGACTGATGGCAGCCCGCAATTCGAAAGACTTGGCATTCTGGTCACGGGCGATTGCAAGCGCCGCCTGGAAGTGGCCCTCCACCTCGGCCGGCGAGGCGCCCTGCATGCGCCGGAGCTCGCCCTCTATTCGCCTGAGCTCCGCCTCCCAAGTGTGTTCGTCGATACGCGCTACCAAATCCTTGGCTTCCGCGAGTGCGGCCAAGCCTTCTTCGGTGCGCCCCTGCTTCAGGGAGGTCGCGGCCAGCATGCACAGGTATCGATTCTGCCACCAACTGACACCGATGGCCAGGCGTTCCTTTGAATTCTGTTGCATCAGCGCGAGACCCTCCGCGCCGGCTCCTGCTTCAGCTATCGCCCAGCCCCTCAGGATCAGTCCGCTGAACCGGAAGTAGCGCAGGTTGTGCTGATCGGCGAGTTCGATAATCGCGTCGGCATGAGCGCGCACGGCGCCTGAGTCGAAAAGTAGTTCGTCAAGTCCAGCTCCGCTATAAATCTTCACGTGGGTGTTGAGAGTGGCCTGGTTTAAGTCGGACGCGTATTCGAACGCTTTTCCTTGCCACGTTCGCGCCTGCTCCGGATACCCTAGAATCCAGCAAATGACGGGCAGATATGCGATCGCATAAAATTTCGGATCATGGATGTAATGCACTGGCGGCGGGCGATGCCGGCTCGAATCATAGATCCGGAGGATCGTCTCGAACGCGGATCGGGCCTCGTCGAACGCCCCGAAGTGCATGGCGTTCAGCCCGGCTAATCGGTGACTCACCAGCTCAAGCGCTTCATCGGCCATTTGCTTGGATGTGCGTCGTGCCTCGTCGGCTAGTTGCCGCATCAAGTAGTGATCGCCCCGCACGCCGTGAAAGGCCCACTGACCGCTGAGAGTTGCGAACAGGGCGCCCGCGTCCCTGAGTCGTTCTCCTAAAAGGCGTGCGCGGCTAAAGGCTACACCTGTTTCCGGAGCCGCGTAGCCGTAGACGGCGATCAGCGGCGTGCCGATCGTGCTCTGTACGTTGAGCTCCTGCCGATCACGCTCAGGACTCTCCGGAAGCATTTTCAGCGACTCGAGCGCGCGAGATAGATGCCTAATCGCCTCCAGATTGGCGGAGCGCTCGGCGCTTTGTCTTCCCGCCTTGAGCCAATAGCCGGCGGCATGGTTCGGTTTCTCCGCTTCGGAAAAGTGGTGTCCCAACACCTCCGGTTCGCGAGCCACCCGATCCGCAAAGCGCTCTTCGAGCACCTTCGCGATCCGCGCGTGAAATTGCTGTCGCGTTCGGCGCAACATGGTCCCATAAGCAGCATCTTGCACGAGTGCATGCTTGAACAGGTAGGATGCCTCGGGCGCCGTACCGCGGCTGAAGACCAGCCCCGTTGCGGTGAGTTGGCTTACACCGGCGCGCAAATCCGGCTCCTTTAGCGACGACACCGCAGCCAGCAGTTCATAGGAGAACTCTCGCCCAATAGTCGCACCGATCTGGGCAAGCTCCTTTGCCGGGCCGAGCCGGTCGAGGCGAGCCATGAGCGATGCGTGCAGGGTAGCGGGAATAGTGTGCGAGGGCGTCGTGGACAGTGTACTTGCCGCTTCGGGTCCGTGGACGCCGGCTTCGACCACGGCCTTCGTTAACTCCTCGACAAAGAGCGGCACGCCATCCGTGCGTTCCGCAATTTCATTGACTATTTCCGGCGGCATTTCCCTGTTGCCCGCGATCGTTTCGATCAGCGCAGAGACATTGTTCTGATCGAGCCGCCCCAATGCCATCATAGTGACGTGCGGCTGGCCGACCCAGGGTGGGTCGAACTCGGGCCGGAAGGTCATGAGCAGCAGCGCCGGTAATCGGCGGACAAGCTCAACTGTCCGATCCATCACCTCGAGGCTCGTCGGATCGCTCCAATGCATATCCTCGAAGATTTGCAACACAGGCTGCTGCTTAGACAGACCGTTGAGCTGTCGCAGAAGCGCGTCAATCGTCTTCTGCTTACGCTGTGGTGGGCTAAGGCGGAGCTCCGGATACCCTCCGATATCGGGTAACAACAGCAAGTCGGCAATGAGTCGGTTGTCTTCTGCCGCAGTCGTTGCACGCGAGAGCAGAGCATCGAGCTTTTCTGCTCGTGTCCGCGCGTCATCGTCACGCTGGAATGCGGCGGCTCGTTCGAGCTGATGGATGAGCGGAAAGAATGCGCTATCCGTGTGATGAGGCGAACAAAAATAGCGCAATCGGGTGTGTGGTTCCTTGCCAATCCGTCCGAGAAGCGCGGCTGCTACGCGCGATTTGCCGATTCCTGCTTCGCCAGATATCAGCACAACTTGGCCGCTGCCGCCCTTCGCCCTCTCCCATCGACGAAGCAGTAGTTCCATCTCCTCATCGCGACCGACGAGCGGCGTAAGGTCCGTCGCGTGAAGGGCCTCGAATCGACTGTCAACGGCGCTCAATCCATCGACTCGGTATGCATGGACAGGTTGGGCAAATCCTTTGACCTGCACTTTTCCCAGGTCGCGGTATTCGAACAAATTTCCGAGAAGCAGGCGTGTCTGAAGGCCAATCACGACAGCGTCAGGCTCTGCCAAGGCTTGCAGTCGAGCGGCCAGATTTGGCGTTTCGCCAACAATCCCGCGCTCTTGCACCTCACCGGCCCCGATCAGATCTCCGATGACCACGAGTCCAGTTGCGATGCCGATCCGCACTTGAAGCCGGCGAGGTGATTGGAGCTGGCCGACCGCCTCGACCAAGGCTAGGCCACTCCGCACGGCTCG
This genomic stretch from Bradyrhizobium sp. CCGB12 harbors:
- a CDS encoding adenylate/guanylate cyclase domain-containing protein, with the translated sequence MECSTCKAVVPDGCKFCIECGASLPVACPSCNHSNPPHAKFCGKCGNQLKAGISIASVEIPATPPPQAIVPLTSSAERRQVTVMFSDLVGSTILATQLDPEDLHDVINAYHRCVAEAVSGLGGYVAKYMGDGVLIYFGYPQAHEDDAERAVRSGLALVEAVGQLQSPRRLQVRIGIATGLVVIGDLIGAGEVQERGIVGETPNLAARLQALAEPDAVVIGLQTRLLLGNLFEYRDLGKVQVKGFAQPVHAYRVDGLSAVDSRFEALHATDLTPLVGRDEEMELLLRRWERAKGGSGQVVLISGEAGIGKSRVAAALLGRIGKEPHTRLRYFCSPHHTDSAFFPLIHQLERAAAFQRDDDARTRAEKLDALLSRATTAAEDNRLIADLLLLPDIGGYPELRLSPPQRKQKTIDALLRQLNGLSKQQPVLQIFEDMHWSDPTSLEVMDRTVELVRRLPALLLMTFRPEFDPPWVGQPHVTMMALGRLDQNNVSALIETIAGNREMPPEIVNEIAERTDGVPLFVEELTKAVVEAGVHGPEAASTLSTTPSHTIPATLHASLMARLDRLGPAKELAQIGATIGREFSYELLAAVSSLKEPDLRAGVSQLTATGLVFSRGTAPEASYLFKHALVQDAAYGTMLRRTRQQFHARIAKVLEERFADRVAREPEVLGHHFSEAEKPNHAAGYWLKAGRQSAERSANLEAIRHLSRALESLKMLPESPERDRQELNVQSTIGTPLIAVYGYAAPETGVAFSRARLLGERLRDAGALFATLSGQWAFHGVRGDHYLMRQLADEARRTSKQMADEALELVSHRLAGLNAMHFGAFDEARSAFETILRIYDSSRHRPPPVHYIHDPKFYAIAYLPVICWILGYPEQARTWQGKAFEYASDLNQATLNTHVKIYSGAGLDELLFDSGAVRAHADAIIELADQHNLRYFRFSGLILRGWAIAEAGAGAEGLALMQQNSKERLAIGVSWWQNRYLCMLAATSLKQGRTEEGLAALAEAKDLVARIDEHTWEAELRRIEGELRRMQGASPAEVEGHFQAALAIARDQNAKSFELRAAISLARLWHEEGRFTDTRRNLLAGIYSWFTEGFDTPDLKEAKGLLTELSCDRPC